One Cucurbita pepo subsp. pepo cultivar mu-cu-16 chromosome LG20, ASM280686v2, whole genome shotgun sequence genomic window carries:
- the LOC111783154 gene encoding fasciclin-like arabinogalactan protein 12 yields MNSLFSLVIFFLYLFVGGSYGQSPAEAPGPPPPMNISRILEKGGQFSILIRLLKSTQVANQINTQLNDSNSELTIFAPTDNAFSNLQSGTLNSLNDQEKVELLQFHMIPTFLSLSNFQTVSNPVRTQAGDAYEFPLNVTTSGNSVNVSSGLTNTSISGTVYSDNQLAVYQIDSVLKPIGIFQPRPPPPAPAPEKSKKKAKAISEDPKDSTNDNSSAVPLAGMSAFFTGAAAVAGIMLVWINT; encoded by the exons ATGAACAGCCTCTTCTCTCTCGTAATCTTCTTTCTCTACCTCTTCGTTGGTGGCAGTTATGGGCAGTCGCCGGCGGAGGCTCCGGGACCGCCGCCGCCgatgaatatatcaagaaTACTGGAAAAGGGTGGGCAGTTCAGTATTCTGATAAGGCTTTTGAAGAGCACTCAAGTGGCCAACCAAATCAACACTCAGCTTAATGACTCCAATTCTGAACTCACCATTTTTGCCCCCACTGATAATGCTTTCTCCAACCTCCAATCCg GCACACTCAACTCCCTCAACGACCAAGAAAAAGTAGAGCTTCTCCAATTCCACATGATCCCaactttcctctctctctcaaacttCCAAACAGTCAGCAATCCGGTCAGAACTCAG GCCGGCGACGCCTATGAGTTCCCTCTCAACGTCACCACCTCCGGCAACTCCGTCAACGTCTCCTCCGGCCTCACCAACACCTCCATCTCCGGCACCGTCTACTCCGACAACCAGCTCGCCGTCTACCAGATCGACTCAGTTCTCAAGCCAATTGGCATCTTCCAGCCCCGCCCACCACCCCCGGCTCCCGCGCCGGAGAAGTCTAAGAAGAAGGCCAAGGCCATTTCTGAGGATCCCAAGGATTCGACCAATGACAACTCCTCCGCCGTTCCGCTTGCCGGAATGTCGGCCTTCTTCACCGGAGCTGCTGCCGTCGCCGGAATAATGCTGGTGTGGATAAATACCTGA
- the LOC111782721 gene encoding laccase-17, protein MGVSNHSLVFLFCFILSSFVIPELVFAGVTRHYNFEIKLQNVTRLCHTKSMVTVNGKFPGPRIFAREGDRLLIKVVNHVSNNISIHWHGIRQLRSGWADGPAYITQCPIQSGQSYVYNYTIVGQRGTLFWHAHISWLRSTLYGPIIILPKHGVPYPFPKPHKEFPIIFGEWWNADTEAVISQALQTGGGPNVSDAYTMNGLPGPLYNCSAKDTLKLKVKPGKTYLLRLINAALNDELFFSIANHTLTIVDVDAIYIKPFKTNTLLIAPGQTTNLLLHTKSHFPNASFLMLARPYVTGQGTFDNSTVAGILEYETLKHPKNLPLFKPNLPALNDTSFATNYTKKLRSLANSKFPANVPQKIDKKFFFTKFFFTVGLGTNPCNQKNQTCQGPNGTMFAASINNVSFVMPNTALLQAHYKGQSNGVYVPFFPNDPLIPFNYTGSPPNNTMVSNGTKLVVLPFNTSVELIMQDTSILGAESHPLHLHGFNFFVVGQGFGNFDPNKDPPNFNLVDPVERNTVGVPSGGWVAIRFLADNPGVWFMHCHLEVHTSWGLKMAWLVLDGKLPNQKLLPPPADLPKC, encoded by the exons ATGGGTGTTTCAAATCACAGCCTTGTCTTCTTGTTTTGCTTCATTTTGAGTTCATTTGTGATTCCTGAGCTGGTATTTGCAGGCGTAACCAGACATTACAACTTTGAA ATTAAATTGCAAAATGTGACACGTTTGTGCCATACAAAGAGTATGGTGACAGTGAATGGGAAGTTTCCTGGACCTCGTATTTTTGCTAGAGAGGGTGACCGTTTACTTATCAAAGTGGTTAACCATGTCTCCAACAACATATCTATTCATTg GCATGGAATACGACAACTAAGATCAGGTTGGGCTGATGGACCAGCATACATAACCCAATGTCCAATTCAAAGTGGTCAAAGTTATGTATATAATTACACCATTGTTGGGCAAAGAGGAACTCTATTTTGGCATGCTCACATTTCTTGGCTAAGATCAACACTCTATGGACCTATAATCATTCTTCCTAAACATGGAGTTCCTTATCCATTTCCCAAACCCCACAAAGAGTTCCCAATCATCTTTG GGGAGTGGTGGAATGCGGATACTGAAGCGGTTATTAGCCAAGCTCTGCAAACGGGTGGAGGTCCGAATGTATCTGATGCCTATACAATGAATGGTCTTCCCGGACCTTTGTATAATTGCTCCGCTAAAG ATACATTAAAGCTGAAAGTGAAGCCAGGAAAAACATATCTTCTACGTCTAATCAACGCAGCATTAAACGACGAACTCTTCTTCAGCATAGCAAACCACACCCTCACAATAGTTGATGTGGATGCCATTTACATCAAACCCTTCAAAACCAACACTCTTTTAATAGCACCAGGACAGACCACAAACCTCCTCCTCCACACCAAATCCCACTTCCCAAACGCGTCATTTCTAATGCTAGCACGAccatacgtaacaggccaaggAACATTCGACAACTCCACCGTTGCAGGAATCCTAGAATACGAAACCTTAAAACACCCCAAAAACCTACCACTTTTCAAACCAAATCTTCCCGCTCTAAACGACACTTCTTTCGCTACAAATTACACCAAAAAACTTAGAAGCTTAGCCAACTCCAAGTTTCCCGCCAATGTTCCTCAAAAAATCGACAAGAAATTTTTCTTCACG AAATTTTTCTTCACGGTCGGGCTCGGGACAAACCCTTGTAACCAAAAGAACCAAACATGTCAAGGACCAAATGGAACAATGTTTGCAGCCTCAATAAACAATGTTTCTTTTGTAATGCCAAATACAGCCCTTCTTCAAGCTCATTACAAAGGGCAATCTAATGGGGTTTATGTCCCATTTTTTCCAAATGATCCTTTGATTCCTTTTAATTACACTGGTAGCCCTCCAAACAATACTATGGTTAGTAATGGGACAAAGTTGGTCGTGTTGCCTTTTAATACAAGCGTGGAGTTGATAATGCAAGACACAAGTATTCTTGGAGCTGAAAGTCACCCTCTTCATTTGCATggctttaatttctttgtggTTGGACAAGGATTTGGGAACTTTGATCCTAATAAAGACCCTCCAAATTTCAACCTTGTTGATCCCGTTGAAAGGAACACGGTCGGTGTGCCATCAGGAGGATGGGTCGCTATTCGGTTTCTCGCTGATAATCCAG GAGTATGGTTCATGCATTGTCACTTAGAGGTACACACAAGTTGGGGCTTAAAAATGGCTTGGTTGGTGTTGGATGGAAAGCTCCCTAATCAGAAACTGTTGCCTCCACCAGCTGATCTTCCCAAATGTTGA